The following proteins come from a genomic window of Pyxidicoccus sp. MSG2:
- a CDS encoding KdsC family phosphatase, whose amino-acid sequence MNQDLDSLKSRVSRLSVMIFDIDGTLTDGRIFWVPNSGWTQMYSVRDGMGIKRLQEAGLEVAVISGGDSLSAQMRMQSLGLKHVHFGSQDKVAHFEKLLELLKVSADRCGYMGDEVVDLPLLKAVGFSAVPPEAPDEVRSQVHYVAQKPAGFGAAREVCEFILRHRQAP is encoded by the coding sequence ATGAACCAGGACCTGGATTCGCTCAAGTCGCGGGTGAGCCGCCTGTCGGTGATGATTTTCGACATCGACGGCACGCTCACCGACGGCCGCATCTTCTGGGTGCCCAACTCCGGGTGGACGCAGATGTACAGCGTGCGCGACGGCATGGGCATCAAGCGGCTGCAGGAGGCCGGCCTCGAGGTCGCCGTCATCTCCGGCGGCGACAGCCTCTCCGCGCAGATGCGCATGCAGTCGTTGGGTCTGAAACACGTGCACTTCGGGAGTCAGGACAAGGTGGCCCACTTCGAGAAGCTGCTGGAGCTGCTGAAAGTCTCGGCGGACCGGTGTGGCTACATGGGCGACGAGGTGGTGGACCTGCCGCTGCTCAAGGCGGTGGGCTTCTCCGCCGTGCCGCCAGAGGCCCCCGACGAGGTGCGTTCTCAGGTGCACTATGTGGCCCAGAAGCCGGCCGGCTTCGGCGCGGCCCGCGAGGTGTGCGAGTTCATCCTCCGCCACCGTCAGGCACCCTGA
- a CDS encoding MXAN_5187 C-terminal domain-containing protein: MPPPDNRQSAARNTASKQSPADSSSSENVLQECEALEAEVASLRNLYEQYFLGNERHPPTNAHADLKKRFLRLKGTFIRSTAAKFRVASIHGKYLTYERLWTRTLQEIEAGTYKRDLFKARRRAEKRQSSTGKEAQKGVVELPEDLSDMDFEEVEEILHPRPANEPPLAGAATPAPGGTPVKGTPAVAPLTPPVRGTPAVAPLSAVPPITPAAGGTPFKGTPAVAPVVAPVAGTPPRGLPTVTSPLAGTPARGTPSTPPGMAAKAPSNPGTPAVPPVRAPSAPGAAAARTPTAPSAATPAPRPPAAGGSGGMSDDKLRAVYDAYVTAKRRCQEDTSKLSYESVAATLRKQVPELLKQHNAKAVEFKVVIKDGKASLKAVPK, from the coding sequence ATGCCGCCTCCCGATAACCGACAGTCCGCCGCCAGGAACACCGCCAGCAAGCAGTCCCCGGCGGACTCCAGCTCCAGCGAGAACGTCCTCCAGGAGTGCGAGGCGCTGGAGGCGGAAGTGGCCTCCCTGCGCAACCTCTACGAGCAGTACTTCCTGGGCAACGAGCGCCACCCGCCCACCAACGCGCACGCGGACCTGAAGAAGCGCTTCCTGCGCCTCAAGGGGACGTTCATCCGCAGCACCGCCGCGAAGTTCCGCGTGGCGAGCATCCACGGCAAGTACCTCACCTACGAGCGGCTGTGGACGCGCACGCTCCAGGAGATTGAGGCCGGCACGTACAAGCGGGACCTCTTCAAGGCCCGCCGCCGCGCGGAGAAGCGCCAGTCCTCCACCGGCAAAGAGGCCCAGAAGGGCGTGGTGGAGCTGCCGGAGGACCTCTCCGACATGGACTTCGAGGAGGTGGAGGAAATCCTCCACCCTCGTCCCGCCAACGAGCCGCCGCTGGCTGGCGCCGCGACTCCGGCTCCGGGTGGCACGCCCGTCAAGGGTACTCCCGCTGTGGCGCCCCTCACGCCGCCCGTGCGCGGCACCCCTGCGGTGGCGCCGCTGTCCGCCGTGCCGCCCATCACTCCGGCCGCCGGTGGCACGCCTTTCAAGGGCACGCCCGCGGTGGCTCCGGTGGTGGCGCCTGTGGCGGGCACGCCTCCGCGCGGCCTGCCCACGGTGACGTCGCCCCTGGCGGGCACTCCGGCGCGAGGCACCCCGTCGACGCCTCCGGGCATGGCGGCGAAGGCGCCCTCGAATCCTGGCACCCCGGCGGTGCCGCCCGTGCGCGCGCCCTCGGCGCCGGGTGCGGCGGCCGCGCGGACTCCGACGGCCCCCTCGGCGGCCACTCCAGCGCCCCGGCCTCCCGCGGCGGGTGGCTCCGGCGGCATGTCCGACGACAAGCTGCGGGCCGTGTACGACGCGTACGTCACCGCGAAGCGCCGCTGCCAGGAGGACACCTCCAAGCTGTCCTACGAGTCGGTGGCGGCCACGCTGCGCAAGCAGGTGCCGGAGCTGCTCAAGCAGCACAACGCCAAGGCCGTGGAGTTCAAGGTCGTCATCAAGGACGGCAAGGCTTCGCTCAAGGCCGTTCCGAAGTAG
- a CDS encoding rhomboid family intramembrane serine protease, whose translation MLTPQPSESLPSEPAPVVPVEEASFARYLARRLVAEQGFQEGPVPEAEELAAASDVVLTYSDGMSAVMVCIVDREREPSRRFGLDVAALERIGKACLKYTGTVSGTKLPVGLQVIEVGGGPLTDEDRKRLEQYRLGLFHKVHLHAMHVDTAAPGSVWTSTWRRSKVSARYLRRLLVEPRQVVVEEALAEPPERTSVLTPALLAVLVLGFAAEQFFGVGAKGDGLLAPGVRTLVAMGGVNSGLVEAGQWWRLLMAPLLHGDIFHLALNGFCLWFVTATVEGLVGRAWTGLLLLVGALGGGALSMVINADTVVSVGASGVLMGLLAALLALSRRIPVGPERAQLQVLSLQLLIPSLIPLGVSRTGGEVDFAAHVGGALAGGAVGMVLARVWARKEPVPPATLPVGAVGMLAAVALVVSVGFAFQYWKDSVLELELIPEESLPKTNGQGMAQAKELLERYPKDPRSHLFQAMVLMDANDLPGAERELRTALSEQHILEHFFTGTGLPRMLHEELGHVLVEQGRKDEARELVKPFCVPGKDGQLPATLVELELCTAAP comes from the coding sequence GTGCTCACCCCGCAGCCGTCCGAGTCCCTCCCCTCCGAGCCCGCGCCGGTAGTCCCCGTGGAGGAGGCGTCCTTCGCCCGGTACCTCGCCCGCCGGTTGGTGGCGGAGCAGGGCTTCCAGGAGGGGCCGGTGCCGGAGGCGGAAGAGCTGGCCGCGGCCTCGGACGTGGTGCTGACGTACTCGGATGGAATGTCCGCGGTGATGGTCTGCATCGTGGACCGCGAGCGGGAGCCCTCGCGGCGCTTCGGCCTGGACGTCGCGGCGCTGGAGCGCATCGGGAAGGCGTGCCTGAAGTACACGGGCACGGTGAGCGGCACGAAGCTGCCGGTGGGGCTCCAGGTCATCGAGGTGGGTGGCGGGCCGCTGACGGACGAGGACCGGAAGCGGCTGGAGCAGTACCGCCTGGGGCTGTTCCACAAGGTGCACCTGCACGCGATGCACGTGGACACCGCGGCTCCGGGCTCCGTGTGGACCAGCACGTGGCGCCGCTCGAAGGTGTCGGCGCGGTACCTGCGCCGGCTGCTGGTGGAGCCGCGCCAGGTGGTGGTGGAAGAGGCGCTGGCGGAGCCGCCGGAGCGGACGTCGGTGCTCACGCCCGCGCTGCTGGCGGTGCTGGTGCTGGGCTTCGCGGCGGAGCAGTTCTTCGGCGTGGGGGCGAAGGGGGACGGGCTGCTCGCGCCGGGCGTGCGGACGCTGGTGGCGATGGGGGGTGTGAACTCGGGGCTGGTGGAGGCGGGACAGTGGTGGCGCCTCTTGATGGCGCCGCTGCTGCACGGGGACATCTTCCACCTGGCGCTCAACGGCTTCTGTCTGTGGTTCGTGACGGCGACGGTGGAGGGGCTGGTGGGCCGCGCGTGGACGGGGTTGCTGTTGCTCGTGGGGGCGCTGGGCGGTGGGGCGCTGTCGATGGTCATCAACGCCGACACGGTGGTGTCGGTGGGTGCGTCAGGCGTGTTGATGGGATTGCTGGCGGCGCTGCTGGCGCTGAGCCGGCGAATCCCAGTGGGGCCGGAGCGGGCGCAACTCCAGGTCTTGTCGTTGCAGTTGCTGATTCCGTCGCTGATTCCGCTCGGCGTGTCGCGCACGGGTGGGGAGGTCGACTTCGCGGCGCACGTGGGCGGCGCGCTGGCAGGGGGCGCGGTGGGAATGGTGCTGGCGCGGGTGTGGGCGCGGAAGGAGCCGGTGCCGCCCGCGACGCTGCCGGTGGGTGCGGTGGGAATGCTGGCGGCGGTGGCGCTGGTGGTGAGCGTGGGGTTCGCGTTCCAGTACTGGAAGGACTCCGTGCTGGAGCTGGAGTTGATTCCCGAGGAGTCACTGCCCAAGACGAATGGGCAGGGGATGGCGCAGGCGAAGGAACTGCTGGAGCGCTACCCGAAGGACCCGCGCTCGCACCTGTTCCAGGCGATGGTGCTGATGGACGCGAATGACCTGCCCGGAGCCGAGCGGGAGCTGCGCACCGCGCTCTCCGAGCAGCACATCCTGGAGCACTTCTTCACGGGCACCGGGCTGCCGCGCATGCTTCACGAGGAGCTGGGGCACGTGCTCGTGGAGCAGGGGCGCAAGGACGAGGCGCGGGAGTTGGTGAAGCCCTTCTGCGTGCCGGGCAAGGATGGCCAGTTGCCGGCGACGCTCGTCGAGCTGGAGCTGTGCACCGCGGCGCCGTGA
- the lspA gene encoding signal peptidase II — MPRKYVILFAVTLGVIVLDQWTKYLVVRDLTTQMDGKESLGERLGAMYSSPPPQGFDGLHYRPKRHIEVSESFFRVRYAENPGAAWGLFRSLPPSTRGPLFHVVSLGAVLLITYYFRKLSGTAPEERWALWGLPLVLGGALGNYIDRLARAFVIDFLEAHWFDKATWPSFNVADSAICIGVGMLLVDAFVRKEKPAPAATKAKA; from the coding sequence GTGCCGCGCAAATACGTCATCCTCTTCGCCGTCACCCTCGGCGTCATCGTCCTGGACCAGTGGACGAAGTACCTCGTCGTCCGCGACCTGACCACCCAGATGGATGGGAAGGAGAGCCTCGGTGAGCGCCTGGGGGCGATGTACTCGTCCCCGCCGCCGCAGGGCTTCGACGGGCTGCACTACCGGCCCAAGCGCCACATCGAGGTGTCCGAGTCCTTCTTCCGCGTCCGCTACGCGGAGAACCCGGGCGCGGCGTGGGGCCTGTTCCGCAGCCTGCCGCCCTCGACGCGCGGCCCCCTCTTCCACGTGGTGAGCCTGGGCGCGGTGCTGCTCATCACCTACTACTTCCGGAAGCTGTCCGGCACGGCGCCCGAGGAGCGCTGGGCGCTGTGGGGCCTGCCGCTGGTGCTCGGCGGCGCGCTGGGCAACTACATCGACCGGCTCGCCCGGGCCTTCGTCATCGACTTCCTCGAGGCGCACTGGTTCGACAAGGCGACGTGGCCGTCCTTCAACGTGGCGGACTCGGCCATCTGCATCGGCGTGGGCATGCTGCTGGTGGATGCCTTCGTCCGGAAGGAGAAGCCGGCGCCCGCTGCAACGAAGGCCAAGGCCTAG
- a CDS encoding LytR/AlgR family response regulator transcription factor, translating to MRVLIADDERLARTELRRLLAAFPDVEVVGEAAHVEETCRQVEALSPDLLLLDIQMPGGTGFDVLARLEEPPDVVFTTAFDEHAVRAFQVNALDYLLKPIEAARLAEALERVRQRGHGAHVPPPSQPAPGTPLERVFVRDGERCWLVQLSQVPLIASEGNYARLVLDGAQPLLLRSLSYLEERLDPARFFRASRQHLINLDFVEALEPGPGGTLVVRLRGGREVEMSRRQSQRFRERMTL from the coding sequence ATGAGAGTCCTCATCGCCGACGACGAGCGGCTTGCCCGCACCGAGCTGCGCCGCCTGCTGGCCGCATTCCCCGACGTGGAGGTGGTGGGCGAGGCCGCGCACGTGGAGGAGACCTGCCGCCAGGTGGAGGCCCTGTCCCCGGACCTGTTGCTGCTCGACATCCAGATGCCCGGCGGGACGGGCTTCGACGTGCTCGCCCGCCTGGAGGAGCCGCCGGACGTCGTGTTCACCACCGCATTCGACGAGCACGCCGTGCGCGCCTTCCAGGTGAACGCGCTCGACTACCTCCTCAAGCCGATTGAGGCCGCGCGGCTCGCCGAGGCCCTGGAGCGCGTGCGCCAGCGCGGCCATGGGGCCCACGTGCCTCCGCCTTCGCAGCCGGCACCGGGCACTCCGCTGGAGCGCGTGTTCGTGAGAGATGGAGAACGCTGCTGGCTGGTGCAGCTCTCGCAGGTGCCGCTCATCGCCTCCGAGGGCAACTACGCGCGGCTCGTGCTCGACGGGGCGCAGCCGCTGCTGCTGCGCTCGCTGAGCTACCTGGAGGAGCGGCTGGACCCGGCGCGCTTCTTCCGCGCGAGCCGCCAGCACCTCATCAACCTGGACTTCGTCGAGGCGCTGGAACCCGGCCCGGGCGGCACGCTGGTGGTGCGCCTGCGCGGCGGCCGCGAGGTGGAGATGTCGCGGCGCCAGTCGCAGCGCTTCCGCGAGCGGATGACGCTCTGA
- a CDS encoding alpha/beta fold hydrolase: MCRCRAPLLVSMIAVVLLAGCATTSGASAASAPQPFHVERSGKGRPLVFIPGLASSGEVWNETVAHLQGKYDCHVLTLAGFAGQPAIPAPFFATERRALADYLRSQGLEKPILVGHSLGGVLALAVAADVPELVGGVFIVDSLPFLPASMDPSATADSVRPRAEEMRTLMRMQTVEQRSMQSRMALRNFISDEKKVDVAARWGADSDAETVTQAFYELSTTDLRPELPRITAPTVVLGSWVALKGRVPREAVEAVYQSQYAKLPTHRVVLSDTARHFIMWDDPEGFFRELDGFLGAHASVAQVEPHH, encoded by the coding sequence ATGTGCCGTTGCCGTGCACCCCTCCTCGTTTCGATGATTGCCGTGGTCCTGCTCGCCGGCTGCGCCACCACCTCCGGCGCGAGCGCGGCCTCCGCTCCCCAGCCCTTCCACGTGGAGCGCTCCGGGAAGGGCCGTCCGCTCGTCTTCATCCCCGGCCTCGCCTCGTCCGGTGAGGTGTGGAACGAGACGGTGGCGCACCTCCAGGGGAAGTACGACTGCCACGTCCTCACCCTCGCCGGCTTCGCGGGCCAGCCCGCCATCCCCGCGCCCTTCTTCGCCACCGAGCGCCGCGCGCTCGCGGACTACCTGCGCTCGCAGGGGCTGGAGAAGCCCATCCTCGTCGGCCACAGCCTCGGCGGCGTGCTCGCGCTCGCGGTGGCCGCGGACGTGCCGGAACTGGTGGGCGGCGTCTTCATCGTCGACAGCCTCCCCTTCCTCCCCGCCTCCATGGACCCGAGCGCCACGGCCGACAGCGTCCGCCCGCGCGCCGAGGAGATGCGCACCCTGATGCGCATGCAGACGGTGGAGCAGCGCAGCATGCAGTCACGCATGGCCCTGCGGAACTTCATCTCCGACGAGAAGAAGGTGGACGTCGCCGCGCGCTGGGGCGCCGATTCGGACGCCGAGACTGTCACGCAGGCGTTCTACGAATTGAGCACCACCGACCTGCGTCCCGAGCTGCCGCGCATCACCGCCCCCACCGTGGTGCTCGGCTCGTGGGTGGCGCTGAAGGGCCGCGTTCCGCGCGAGGCGGTGGAGGCCGTCTACCAGAGCCAGTACGCGAAGCTTCCCACCCACCGCGTCGTCCTGAGCGACACGGCCCGGCACTTCATCATGTGGGACGACCCGGAGGGCTTCTTCCGTGAGCTCGACGGCTTCCTCGGCGCCCACGCGTCCGTGGCCCAGGTGGAGCCTCACCACTGA
- a CDS encoding sensor histidine kinase, with protein MTSSRTRVYVACQLGGWGLYALVNALLTWRASASPAGWFLLCLFAALLTHVARSVLHLREWASLPLPALSVRVLATALGLGLVQDLVAFVAGVFVLHLFTLEQASLSGFIGSTVIWTLMMLMWLVLYFAIHAVQRARRAELERWKLEAAAQAAELRFLKAQLQPHFLFNCLNSVRALISEDPARAQEVVTRLSALLRYALAARGPETVPLDRELQVVRDYLGLEGVRLESRLRVREDVEPAALGVPVPAMLVQTLVENAIKHGVGLTPEGGEVAVSAHVRDGALLLEVANTATPPSTTSPPESSGVGLRNASERLRLLCGAGASLHLDQTQAALTTARVRIPLSA; from the coding sequence ATGACGTCCTCGCGCACCAGGGTCTACGTCGCCTGCCAGCTCGGTGGCTGGGGGCTCTACGCCCTCGTCAACGCCCTGCTGACCTGGCGCGCGTCCGCCTCTCCGGCGGGGTGGTTCCTCCTCTGCCTCTTCGCCGCGCTGCTCACCCACGTGGCGCGCTCGGTGCTTCACCTGCGCGAGTGGGCCTCGCTGCCCCTGCCGGCCCTGAGCGTGCGCGTGCTCGCCACCGCGCTGGGACTCGGGCTGGTGCAGGACCTGGTGGCCTTCGTGGCCGGCGTCTTCGTGCTGCACCTGTTCACGCTGGAGCAGGCGTCGCTGAGTGGCTTCATTGGCAGCACCGTCATCTGGACGCTGATGATGCTGATGTGGCTGGTGCTCTACTTCGCCATCCACGCCGTGCAGCGCGCGCGGCGGGCGGAGCTGGAGCGCTGGAAGCTGGAGGCCGCCGCCCAGGCCGCGGAGTTGCGCTTCCTCAAGGCACAGCTCCAGCCGCACTTCCTCTTCAACTGCCTCAACAGCGTGCGCGCCCTCATCTCCGAGGACCCCGCCCGCGCGCAGGAGGTCGTCACCCGCCTGTCCGCGCTGCTGCGCTACGCGCTCGCCGCCCGGGGGCCGGAGACGGTGCCGCTGGATCGCGAGCTTCAGGTCGTGCGCGACTACCTGGGCCTCGAAGGCGTGCGTCTGGAGTCGCGCCTGCGCGTGCGCGAGGACGTGGAGCCCGCCGCGCTCGGGGTCCCCGTGCCCGCGATGCTCGTGCAGACGCTGGTGGAGAACGCCATCAAGCACGGCGTGGGCCTGACGCCCGAGGGCGGTGAAGTGGCCGTCTCCGCCCACGTGCGCGACGGCGCGCTGCTGCTCGAAGTCGCCAACACCGCCACGCCCCCATCCACCACCTCGCCACCGGAGAGCAGCGGCGTGGGCCTGCGCAACGCCAGCGAGCGGCTGCGCCTCCTGTGCGGCGCGGGCGCCTCGCTCCACCTCGACCAGACGCAGGCGGCCCTCACCACCGCGCGCGTCCGCATCCCCCTTTCCGCATGA
- a CDS encoding prolipoprotein diacylglyceryl transferase — protein MLPVLFRFTFTALWTQLLLYAVAAGTVAYIAFNGWRGAVGPLDPKTNTRAPATSMDRFLRAAAFGGIGAALAWYGLKYALPAGAFPGAKGEGIPLHTYGVLLAGGFIAAVSVAGRLAQDEWRSVQLVDGSWVDVEGPKRREQVMDMAFWALVGGIGGSRLLFVLVNWQDYAKDWTQVLSLGGGLVFYGGLIGAAVACWFFARANGMDFLRLADVCIPTVSLGQCLGRLGCFSAGCCWGDVAPATASTAVHFPGSGVAQDLFGQLSGTSSLAYSSQADDVRYVVEATGEILHQAAPGAVRMADWVAQHGHTLGVYPTQLFESVGQLILFVGLMYARRFRRFHGHILALWLMAYAVLRSTVELFRGDVERGTLHGLLESTGAHGLANGVPLEAWYNISTSQFISLCMFAFGAVLLARNGRGKAGEAAGGLGPTPSAA, from the coding sequence ATGCTTCCCGTCCTCTTCCGCTTCACCTTCACCGCCCTCTGGACGCAACTGCTGCTGTACGCGGTCGCCGCCGGGACGGTGGCGTACATCGCCTTCAACGGCTGGCGCGGCGCGGTGGGCCCGCTGGACCCGAAGACGAACACGCGCGCGCCGGCCACCTCCATGGACCGGTTCCTGCGCGCGGCGGCCTTCGGTGGCATCGGCGCGGCGCTGGCGTGGTACGGCCTGAAGTACGCGCTGCCGGCGGGTGCCTTCCCGGGCGCGAAGGGCGAGGGCATTCCCCTGCACACCTACGGCGTGCTGCTGGCGGGCGGCTTCATCGCCGCCGTGTCGGTGGCGGGGCGCCTGGCACAGGACGAGTGGCGCAGCGTGCAGCTCGTCGACGGCTCGTGGGTGGACGTGGAGGGGCCGAAGCGGCGCGAGCAGGTGATGGACATGGCCTTCTGGGCGCTGGTGGGCGGCATCGGCGGCAGCCGGCTGCTCTTCGTGCTCGTGAACTGGCAGGACTACGCGAAGGACTGGACGCAGGTGCTCTCGCTGGGCGGCGGCCTCGTCTTCTACGGCGGCCTCATTGGCGCGGCGGTGGCATGCTGGTTCTTCGCGCGCGCCAACGGCATGGACTTCCTGCGGCTGGCGGACGTGTGCATCCCCACCGTGTCGCTGGGCCAGTGCCTGGGCCGGCTGGGCTGCTTCAGCGCCGGCTGCTGCTGGGGCGACGTGGCGCCCGCCACGGCGTCCACCGCGGTGCACTTCCCGGGGAGCGGCGTGGCGCAGGACCTGTTCGGCCAGCTCAGCGGGACATCCAGCCTGGCGTACTCGTCGCAGGCGGACGACGTGCGCTACGTGGTGGAGGCGACGGGGGAAATCCTCCACCAGGCGGCGCCCGGCGCGGTGCGCATGGCCGACTGGGTGGCGCAGCACGGCCACACCCTGGGCGTCTATCCCACCCAGCTCTTCGAGTCCGTGGGGCAGCTCATCCTCTTCGTGGGGCTCATGTATGCGCGGCGCTTCCGCCGCTTCCACGGGCACATCCTGGCACTGTGGCTGATGGCGTACGCGGTGCTGCGCAGCACGGTGGAATTGTTCCGTGGCGATGTGGAGCGCGGCACGCTGCACGGCCTGCTGGAGTCCACGGGCGCGCACGGGCTGGCCAACGGGGTGCCGTTGGAGGCCTGGTACAACATCTCCACCAGCCAGTTCATCTCGCTGTGCATGTTCGCCTTCGGCGCGGTGCTGCTGGCGCGAAACGGGCGCGGCAAGGCGGGCGAGGCGGCGGGCGGCCTGGGGCCGACACCTTCGGCCGCGTGA
- the lspA gene encoding signal peptidase II, with protein MKAPLRLLILVAVTVLAADQVTKYLAVSRLTNALDGQEGLARVTGFLAERNLDNDPPPVDGPRRVSRPHRFIEDYWHFRYVENPGAAWGLFGNLPEGVRKAFFHVVSLAALAFIFLMYRRTEVEQRLVRVALALITGGALGNFVDRLIRGYVIDFIDWHWRNQPGMRWPTFNVADAAICVGVAFMLLDSLRVRRPQPVAAPLTQSPNP; from the coding sequence ATGAAAGCCCCACTCCGCCTTCTCATCCTCGTGGCGGTCACCGTGCTCGCAGCAGATCAGGTGACCAAGTACCTGGCCGTGTCCCGGCTGACCAACGCGCTGGATGGTCAGGAAGGACTGGCACGCGTGACGGGCTTCCTCGCCGAGCGCAACCTGGACAACGACCCGCCGCCCGTGGACGGGCCGCGCCGGGTGTCCCGGCCGCACCGCTTCATCGAGGACTACTGGCACTTCCGCTACGTGGAGAACCCGGGCGCGGCCTGGGGTCTCTTCGGCAACCTGCCGGAGGGGGTGCGCAAGGCCTTCTTCCACGTGGTGAGCCTGGCGGCGCTGGCGTTCATCTTCCTGATGTACCGGCGCACCGAGGTGGAGCAGCGCCTGGTGCGCGTGGCGCTGGCGCTGATTACCGGCGGCGCGCTGGGCAACTTCGTGGACCGGCTGATTCGCGGCTACGTCATCGACTTCATCGACTGGCACTGGCGCAACCAGCCCGGCATGCGGTGGCCCACCTTCAACGTGGCGGACGCCGCCATCTGCGTGGGCGTGGCCTTCATGCTGCTGGACTCGCTGCGGGTGCGCCGTCCGCAGCCCGTCGCCGCGCCGCTGACGCAGAGCCCCAATCCGTGA
- a CDS encoding endonuclease/exonuclease/phosphatase family protein: MKKTLTSLLCAAMSLTVLVLACGGEDPVPPQVPLPLEDGGVLWADCDAARGARACPEGASCRFVEYYDRSICVPACDPQAACQPSQAACCVGNEDGGAGYCVPNEVCATLDAGTEDAGSDDAGTDAGVIPVETDAGDSKDAGTEAGTDGGPKGDAGTGGTDAGTGGTDAGTGGTDAGTVTDAGTGGTDAGTVTDAGTGGTDAGTVTDAGTGGTDAGTVTDAGTGGTDAGTVTDAGTGGTDAGTVTDAGTGGTDAGTDAGTSVDAGTDAGTEPLGYTDIRIMAANITSGNGQDYDLGHGIRLMQGVKPDVILVQEFNYLSNSAADMRSMVDQVGGTGFSYFRETGAQIPNGIISRWPIIESGEWTDPEVSNRDFAWARIDIPGPKDLWAISVHLLTSSSGDRNAEANSLVARIKANIPAGDYLAIGGDFNTDSRSESCLTTFKQVVDTAGPHPVDKNGKDGTNAARSKPYDHVLVDSDLRQYQQATVIRGTTSFSTFTNGLVLDSRVYTPISEIAPAVSGDSGAASMQHMAVVKDFHVPNF, encoded by the coding sequence ATGAAGAAGACGCTTACTTCCCTCCTGTGTGCGGCGATGTCGCTCACGGTCCTCGTCCTGGCTTGCGGTGGAGAGGACCCCGTCCCTCCCCAGGTCCCACTGCCGCTGGAGGACGGTGGCGTGCTGTGGGCGGACTGCGATGCCGCGCGCGGCGCACGAGCCTGCCCCGAGGGCGCGTCCTGCCGCTTCGTCGAGTACTACGACCGCTCCATCTGCGTGCCGGCGTGTGATCCGCAGGCTGCGTGCCAGCCGTCCCAGGCGGCGTGCTGCGTGGGCAACGAGGACGGCGGCGCGGGCTACTGCGTGCCGAACGAGGTGTGCGCGACGCTCGACGCGGGCACGGAGGATGCCGGGAGCGACGACGCGGGGACCGACGCTGGCGTCATCCCCGTGGAGACGGACGCGGGCGACTCGAAGGATGCCGGCACCGAGGCCGGGACGGACGGTGGCCCCAAGGGTGACGCGGGCACCGGCGGCACGGACGCGGGCACTGGCGGCACGGACGCGGGCACTGGCGGCACGGACGCTGGCACGGTGACGGACGCTGGCACCGGCGGCACGGACGCGGGCACGGTGACGGACGCGGGCACCGGCGGCACGGACGCGGGCACGGTGACGGACGCGGGCACCGGCGGCACGGATGCGGGCACGGTGACGGACGCGGGCACCGGCGGCACGGATGCGGGCACGGTGACGGACGCGGGCACCGGCGGCACGGATGCGGGCACGGTGACGGACGCGGGCACTGGCGGCACGGACGCTGGCACCGACGCGGGCACGAGCGTGGACGCCGGCACCGACGCGGGTACGGAGCCCCTGGGCTATACGGACATCCGCATCATGGCGGCCAACATCACCAGCGGGAACGGCCAGGACTACGACCTGGGCCACGGCATCCGGCTGATGCAGGGCGTGAAGCCGGACGTCATCCTCGTCCAGGAGTTCAACTACCTGTCGAACTCGGCTGCGGACATGCGCTCGATGGTGGACCAGGTCGGCGGCACGGGCTTCTCCTACTTCCGCGAGACCGGCGCGCAGATTCCCAACGGCATCATCAGCCGCTGGCCCATCATCGAGTCCGGCGAGTGGACCGACCCGGAAGTCTCCAACCGCGACTTCGCCTGGGCACGCATCGACATCCCCGGCCCGAAGGACCTCTGGGCCATCAGCGTGCACCTGCTCACGTCCAGCTCCGGTGACCGCAACGCGGAGGCCAACAGCCTCGTCGCCCGCATCAAGGCCAACATCCCCGCGGGCGACTACCTGGCCATCGGCGGCGACTTCAACACGGACAGCCGCAGCGAGTCCTGCCTCACCACCTTCAAGCAGGTGGTGGACACCGCCGGCCCGCACCCGGTGGACAAGAACGGCAAGGACGGCACCAACGCCGCCCGCTCCAAGCCGTATGACCACGTGCTGGTGGACTCGGACCTGCGTCAGTACCAGCAGGCCACCGTCATCCGGGGGACCACGAGCTTCAGCACCTTCACCAACGGCCTGGTGCTCGACAGCCGCGTCTACACGCCCATCTCGGAGATTGCCCCGGCGGTCTCCGGCGACAGCGGTGCCGCCAGCATGCAGCACATGGCCGTGGTGAAGGACTTCCACGTCCCCAACTTCTGA